Proteins encoded in a region of the Buchnera aphidicola (Phyllaphis fagi) genome:
- the pfkA gene encoding 6-phosphofructokinase, translating to MIKRIGVLTSGGDAPGMNAAIRSVVRTGLSEKLKIFGIYDGYLGLYENRMIDLDRYSVSDIINKGGTFLGSTRFPQFSKKTIRYIAVNNIKYKKIDALVIIGGNGSYIGAKKLTKMGIPCIGLPGTIDNDVSGTDYTIGYCTALQTIVEAMDRLRDTSSSHQRISIVEVMGRYCGDLTLFSAIAGGCEFIVLPEINYKKEDLLEEVKLGIKRGKKHAIIVITEYMCDVKKLAQYIENNTNRETRATILGHIQRGGAPVVYDRILASRMGSYAIELLIKGYGGRCIGIQNEKIVHNDIQKTSQHVKKIFKYDAFKIAKKLY from the coding sequence ATGATTAAAAGAATTGGTGTATTAACGAGTGGAGGTGATGCTCCTGGAATGAATGCTGCTATTCGATCTGTTGTACGAACAGGTTTAAGTGAAAAATTAAAAATATTTGGAATATATGATGGATATTTAGGATTATATGAAAATAGAATGATAGACTTAGATCGATATAGTGTATCTGATATAATTAATAAAGGTGGTACTTTTTTAGGTTCAACACGATTCCCTCAATTTTCTAAAAAAACAATTCGATATATTGCAGTTAACAATATAAAATATAAAAAAATTGATGCTCTTGTTATTATTGGTGGTAACGGTTCTTATATTGGTGCTAAAAAATTAACAAAAATGGGTATACCTTGTATTGGTTTGCCTGGAACAATTGATAATGATGTTTCAGGAACAGATTATACTATAGGATATTGTACTGCTTTACAAACTATAGTAGAAGCTATGGATCGTTTAAGAGATACATCATCTTCACATCAAAGAATTTCTATTGTAGAAGTAATGGGAAGATATTGTGGAGATTTAACTTTATTTTCTGCTATTGCTGGAGGATGTGAATTTATCGTACTACCAGAAATTAATTATAAGAAAGAAGACTTACTTGAAGAAGTAAAGTTAGGTATCAAAAGAGGTAAAAAACATGCCATTATAGTAATAACAGAATATATGTGTGATGTTAAAAAATTAGCTCAATATATAGAAAATAATACTAATAGAGAAACAAGAGCAACAATTTTAGGTCATATACAAAGAGGAGGAGCACCAGTAGTATATGATCGTATTTTAGCTTCTCGAATGGGATCTTATGCAATAGAACTTCTTATAAAAGGGTATGGGGGAAGATGTATTGGTATTCAGAATGAAAAAATAGTTCATAATGATATCCAAAAAACCTCACAACATGTAAAAAAAATATTCAAATATGATGCATTTAAAATTGCTAAAAAATTGTATTAA
- the serC gene encoding 3-phosphoserine/phosphohydroxythreonine transaminase: MNKIIYNFSAGPSMLPQEVLLQIKHEFLNWNDTGTSIIEISHRSLDFLQVIQELEQSLRNLLCIPNEYVILFCPGGARGQFDAIPMNLLRHFHSADYINSGYWSYNAMLEAKKYCSPNNINVLSNYQNKKFVLPMKKWNIKNNTAYLHYCPNETIDGISIYEEPNFPDKIVVGDFSSFILSRKINIKKYDLIYASAQKNLGPSGLTLVILKNTLLNMNNKLIPSILNYKKLFKYQSMFNTPVTFSWYVSGLVLKWIKKNGGIQFFEKLNYQKSQLLYNTIDRSGFYINHIHNNNRSQMNVTFNLKNPKLNNIFLKKSMENGLKFLKGHKVVGGFRASIYNAMPLSGVQALVQFMIQFEKKYG, encoded by the coding sequence ATGAATAAAATAATATATAATTTTAGTGCTGGACCTTCCATGTTACCTCAAGAAGTTTTATTACAGATAAAACATGAATTTTTAAATTGGAATGATACAGGAACTTCAATCATAGAAATTAGTCATCGAAGTTTAGATTTTTTACAGGTTATACAAGAATTAGAACAATCTTTAAGAAACCTATTATGCATTCCAAATGAATATGTTATTTTATTTTGTCCAGGAGGAGCAAGAGGTCAATTTGATGCAATTCCTATGAATTTATTAAGACATTTTCATTCTGCTGATTATATTAATAGTGGATATTGGTCATATAATGCGATGTTAGAAGCAAAAAAATATTGTTCTCCGAATAATATTAATGTTTTATCAAATTATCAAAATAAAAAATTTGTCCTTCCTATGAAGAAATGGAATATAAAAAATAATACAGCATATCTTCATTATTGCCCAAATGAAACAATTGATGGTATTTCAATTTATGAAGAACCTAATTTTCCTGATAAAATTGTAGTAGGTGATTTTTCTTCATTTATTTTATCTCGTAAAATTAATATTAAAAAATATGATCTGATTTATGCTAGTGCACAAAAAAACCTTGGTCCTTCTGGATTAACATTAGTAATTTTAAAAAATACATTATTGAATATGAATAATAAATTAATTCCATCGATTTTAAATTATAAAAAATTATTTAAATATCAATCTATGTTTAATACACCAGTAACGTTTTCTTGGTATGTATCAGGATTAGTATTAAAGTGGATAAAAAAAAATGGTGGAATACAATTTTTTGAAAAACTAAATTATCAAAAATCACAATTATTATATAATACAATAGATAGAAGTGGTTTTTATATTAACCATATTCATAATAATAATCGATCTCAAATGAATGTAACGTTTAATTTAAAAAATCCTAAATTAAATAATATTTTTCTTAAAAAATCTATGGAAAACGGTTTAAAATTTTTAAAAGGTCACAAAGTAGTAGGAGGATTTCGAGCTTCTATTTATAATGCTATGCCTCTATCTGGAGTACAAGCATTAGTTCAATTTATGATACAATTTGAAAAAAAATATGGATAA
- the aroA gene encoding 3-phosphoshikimate 1-carboxyvinyltransferase produces MQKVLTLQPVSSVYGEICLPGSKSISNRVLLISAISHGTTYLKNLLDSDDVEYMLNALRQLGIQFTLSNNNKNCIMKGNPNLLSSYHKMSIFLGNAGTAIRPLTGVLSIYNNDIILTGDSRMKERPIHHLVNALIQGGACIEYLEQENYPPIRISGGFQGGKIIIKGNISSQFLTSLLITAPLAKLDTTIFIKGILVSKPYIDITINIMKSFGINVSNDNYNTFYIKGNQQYYSPENYWIEGDASSASYFLSAAAIKGQYIRVTGIGKNSIQGDIQFLDVLEKMGAKVYKSNNFIECYQGNLIGIDLDANHIPDAAMTIAILALFSHNGSITTIRNIYNWRVKETDRLYAMKTELRKIGADVYTGKDFICITPPKKFIHATINTYNDHRIAMCFSLIALSNQPVTIINPECVSKTFPNYFSEFLKISIFKK; encoded by the coding sequence ATGCAAAAGGTTTTAACGTTACAACCTGTATCTTCAGTATATGGAGAAATATGTTTACCTGGTTCAAAAAGTATTTCTAACCGAGTTTTATTAATTTCAGCTATATCTCATGGAACAACATATTTAAAAAACTTATTAGATAGTGATGATGTTGAATATATGTTAAATGCTTTAAGACAGCTTGGTATACAGTTTACTTTAAGTAATAATAATAAAAATTGTATTATGAAAGGTAATCCTAATTTATTATCGTCTTATCATAAAATGTCAATTTTTTTAGGTAATGCAGGAACTGCTATTCGACCATTAACAGGAGTTCTCTCAATATATAATAATGATATTATATTAACTGGTGATTCAAGAATGAAAGAACGTCCTATTCATCATTTAGTAAATGCTTTAATACAAGGGGGAGCTTGTATAGAATATTTAGAACAAGAAAACTATCCTCCAATACGTATTTCAGGGGGATTTCAAGGTGGTAAAATAATAATTAAAGGTAATATTTCAAGTCAATTTTTAACATCTTTATTGATAACCGCTCCTCTTGCGAAATTAGATACTACTATTTTTATTAAAGGTATATTAGTTTCAAAACCATATATTGATATTACAATTAATATAATGAAATCTTTTGGAATTAATGTATCTAATGATAATTACAATACCTTTTATATAAAAGGTAATCAACAATATTACTCTCCTGAAAACTATTGGATTGAAGGAGATGCTTCTTCTGCATCTTATTTTTTAAGTGCTGCTGCTATTAAAGGTCAATATATTCGTGTAACAGGAATAGGAAAAAATAGTATTCAGGGAGATATTCAATTTTTGGATGTCTTAGAAAAAATGGGTGCAAAAGTTTATAAAAGTAATAATTTTATAGAATGTTATCAAGGTAACTTAATAGGAATAGATTTAGATGCTAATCATATTCCTGATGCTGCTATGACAATTGCAATATTAGCATTATTTTCTCATAATGGTAGTATTACTACTATTCGGAATATATATAATTGGAGAGTAAAAGAAACAGATAGATTATATGCGATGAAAACTGAATTACGAAAAATAGGAGCTGATGTATATACAGGAAAAGATTTTATTTGTATTACTCCGCCTAAAAAATTTATTCATGCTACAATTAACACTTATAATGATCATAGAATAGCTATGTGTTTTTCTTTAATTGCCTTATCTAATCAACCTGTTACTATTATTAATCCTGAATGTGTTTCAAAAACATTTCCAAATTATTTTTCTGAATTTTTAAAAATTAGTATATTTAAAAAATAA
- the cmk gene encoding (d)CMP kinase — translation MINLAPVITIDGLCGSGKSGLCQALSRHLNWFTLESGMMYRILACLFLKKNIPISEKFLTSVLNDLDHHFIYKNGFICNIINKNFSKKYIMSKKVTNTASKLATFVYVRNYLFKKQKLFRQLPGLVANGRDMGTVVFPDAIIKFFLEATLENRVSRRLEDFKNQGYNFEFHILLDEMKKRDERDQNRQHSPLKMADNAIILDSNNITFLEVVQIAIKYINQHDYFKD, via the coding sequence ATGATAAATTTAGCTCCAGTTATTACTATAGATGGTTTGTGTGGTTCTGGGAAAAGTGGATTATGTCAAGCACTTTCTAGACACTTAAATTGGTTTACCTTAGAATCGGGTATGATGTATAGAATATTAGCGTGTTTATTTTTAAAAAAAAATATTCCTATTTCTGAAAAATTCTTAACATCTGTTTTAAATGATTTAGATCATCATTTTATTTATAAAAATGGTTTTATATGTAATATTATAAATAAAAATTTTTCAAAAAAATACATTATGTCAAAAAAAGTAACTAATACTGCTTCAAAATTAGCTACTTTTGTATATGTTAGAAATTACCTTTTTAAAAAACAAAAATTATTTCGTCAATTACCAGGATTAGTTGCTAATGGTAGAGATATGGGTACTGTTGTATTTCCTGATGCAATAATAAAATTTTTCTTAGAAGCAACATTAGAAAATAGAGTATCTCGTAGATTAGAAGATTTTAAAAATCAAGGTTATAATTTTGAATTTCATATTTTATTAGATGAAATGAAAAAAAGAGATGAGCGCGATCAAAATAGACAGCATTCTCCATTAAAAATGGCAGATAATGCAATTATATTAGATTCTAATAATATTACTTTTTTAGAAGTAGTACAGATTGCTATTAAATATATAAATCAACATGATTATTTTAAAGATTAA
- the gpmA gene encoding 2,3-diphosphoglycerate-dependent phosphoglycerate mutase — MENNQLVLVRHGESTWNKLNKFTGWTNVELSNKGKKEAQEAGKILKKNNFEFDISYTSVLNRAINTLWKILRELNQCWIPVKKTWYLNERHYGKLQGLSKLETNLKYGKEQVKKWRRSFKAIPPKLKTIKNLLLENSKKYEKLNCHHIPVSESLELTLNRVLPYWNNKIFPNIKNKKNVLIVAHGNSLRALIKYLSNINNNEIINLYIPNGIPIIYNFDKKLCPIKYYFLKK, encoded by the coding sequence ATGGAGAATAATCAATTAGTTTTAGTAAGACATGGTGAAAGTACATGGAATAAATTAAATAAATTTACTGGTTGGACTAATGTAGAATTATCAAATAAAGGTAAAAAAGAGGCTCAAGAAGCTGGGAAAATATTAAAAAAAAATAATTTTGAATTTGATATTTCTTATACATCTGTATTAAATAGAGCCATTAATACTTTATGGAAAATATTAAGAGAATTAAATCAATGTTGGATACCAGTAAAAAAAACATGGTATCTAAATGAAAGACATTATGGTAAATTACAAGGATTAAGTAAATTAGAAACAAATTTAAAGTATGGAAAAGAACAAGTCAAAAAATGGCGTAGAAGTTTTAAAGCAATACCTCCAAAATTAAAGACAATAAAAAATTTACTTTTAGAAAATAGTAAAAAATATGAAAAATTAAATTGTCATCATATACCAGTTTCTGAAAGTTTAGAATTAACTCTTAATAGAGTTTTACCTTATTGGAATAATAAAATTTTTCCAAATATAAAAAATAAAAAAAATGTTTTAATTGTAGCTCATGGTAATTCTTTAAGAGCATTAATAAAATATTTATCGAATATTAATAACAATGAAATAATAAATTTATATATTCCAAATGGTATTCCTATTATTTATAATTTTGATAAAAAACTATGTCCTATAAAATATTATTTTTTAAAAAAATAG
- a CDS encoding 2-oxoglutarate dehydrogenase E1 component, translating to MQEKKNIFDSKFYNLNGMNQLYIEHIYQKFLYDSDSVELYWKQLFQENKNYFSVMKDNLKNDIKLNSHDIDNNNLNIFKLIDLFRRYGHKFANLDPIRFIPQTDKLKKFLLLHGFNFINTQKNIYVKKILNKNNKIHSLKLIYEKFKKIYCTTFSIEYMYIDKISETSWIQKNVENKSNRFVLKKQQKIKLLKQLVKSEIFEKYLNSRFPGTKRFSLEGCEVLIPILHYIIRDSIKKLSSKIIIGMAHRGRLNVLVNVLNKNMYDLCNEFSNTYKPYYGTGDAKYHFGMCSKIKIKNKIITVDLKPNPSHLEIINPVIMGSSRAYIDKEKVFNSNNILPINIHGDAAIIGQGVNQELLNMSQTNGYTVGGTVHIIINNQIGFTTSNTKDIRSTEYCTDIAKIIQSPVFHVNADDPESVIFIIQLALNFRYKFKKDVFIDLVCYRRNGHNEADEPSVTQPLMYQKIKSHPTICTIYSKLLELNKVIDATYFNDLKVKYRNQFNINSQNSNHKILNKIIISKKKRNILSNLNINNVQYLAIQISLIPDSIKAHNRIVKIYQSRYDMAIRKKLFDWGAAENLAYATLLYQGISCRLSGEDISRGTFFHRHAVIHDQYNGINYIPLNNLKKIIGKFHIWDSVLSEESVLAFEYGYSIDSYNTLNIWEAQFGDFANGAQVVIDQFISSGEQKWGIKSKLVMFLPHGYEGQGPEHSSARIERFLQLCSQKNIIICIPSTASQIYHLLRHQAFNIIFKPLIIISPKSLLRNPLANSTLTELEYGYFKPIINEIDLINLSCIKKIIFCSGKIYYDLLSERRKKNTIHVVLIRVEQLYPFPKQEILNLLKLYHSVHNFYWCQEEPKNQGAWYYIQKCLTSISLYNINIQYIGRSSSAAPAVGSIFLHLKQQKKIINNALNIH from the coding sequence ATGCAAGAAAAAAAAAATATATTTGATTCAAAATTTTATAACTTAAATGGTATGAATCAATTATATATTGAACATATTTACCAAAAATTTCTATATGATTCTGATTCAGTAGAATTATACTGGAAACAATTATTTCAAGAAAATAAAAATTATTTTTCTGTTATGAAAGATAATTTAAAAAATGATATTAAATTAAATTCTCATGATATTGATAATAATAATTTAAATATATTTAAATTAATTGATTTATTTAGAAGATATGGACATAAATTTGCTAATTTAGATCCTATTAGATTTATACCTCAAACAGATAAACTAAAAAAATTTTTATTATTACATGGTTTTAATTTTATAAATACACAAAAAAATATTTACGTTAAAAAAATACTAAATAAAAATAATAAAATTCATTCATTAAAATTAATTTATGAAAAATTTAAAAAAATATATTGCACAACTTTTAGCATAGAATACATGTATATTGATAAAATATCAGAAACTAGTTGGATACAAAAAAATGTAGAAAATAAATCTAATCGTTTTGTTTTAAAAAAACAACAAAAAATCAAACTTTTAAAACAATTAGTAAAATCAGAAATTTTTGAAAAATATCTTAATAGTCGGTTTCCTGGAACAAAACGTTTTTCGTTAGAAGGATGTGAAGTATTAATTCCTATTTTACATTATATTATACGTGATTCTATTAAAAAATTATCTTCTAAAATTATTATTGGTATGGCACATCGAGGAAGATTAAATGTGTTAGTAAATGTTTTAAATAAAAATATGTATGATTTATGTAATGAATTTTCTAATACATATAAACCATATTATGGAACAGGAGATGCAAAATATCATTTTGGAATGTGTTCAAAAATTAAAATAAAAAATAAAATTATAACAGTAGATTTAAAACCCAATCCATCTCATTTAGAAATTATTAATCCTGTAATTATGGGATCTAGTCGAGCATATATAGATAAAGAAAAAGTATTTAATTCTAATAATATATTACCTATTAATATACATGGAGACGCTGCAATTATCGGTCAAGGAGTCAACCAAGAATTATTAAATATGTCTCAGACTAATGGTTATACTGTAGGTGGAACAGTACATATTATAATTAATAATCAAATTGGATTTACTACTTCTAACACAAAAGATATTAGATCAACTGAATATTGTACAGATATAGCTAAAATAATACAATCACCAGTATTTCATGTTAATGCAGATGATCCAGAATCTGTTATTTTTATTATTCAATTAGCATTAAATTTTAGATATAAATTTAAAAAAGATGTTTTCATTGATTTAGTTTGTTACCGTAGAAATGGTCATAATGAAGCAGATGAACCAAGTGTTACACAACCTCTTATGTATCAAAAAATAAAAAGTCACCCTACAATATGTACAATATATTCAAAATTATTAGAATTAAATAAAGTTATTGATGCAACATATTTTAACGATTTAAAAGTAAAATATCGTAATCAATTTAATATTAACAGTCAAAATTCAAATCATAAAATACTAAATAAGATAATAATATCAAAAAAAAAAAGAAATATATTATCTAATTTGAATATAAATAATGTTCAATATTTAGCAATTCAAATTAGTTTAATACCTGACAGTATAAAAGCACACAATAGAATTGTTAAAATATATCAATCAAGATATGACATGGCAATAAGAAAAAAATTATTTGATTGGGGAGCTGCAGAAAATCTTGCATATGCTACTTTATTATATCAAGGTATTTCATGTAGATTATCGGGAGAAGATATAAGTAGAGGTACTTTTTTCCATCGACATGCAGTGATACATGATCAATATAATGGAATAAATTATATTCCATTAAATAATTTAAAAAAAATAATAGGAAAATTTCATATTTGGGATTCTGTATTATCAGAAGAATCTGTATTAGCTTTTGAATATGGCTATTCCATAGATTCATATAATACATTAAATATTTGGGAAGCGCAATTTGGTGATTTTGCTAACGGAGCACAAGTTGTAATCGATCAATTTATTAGTTCAGGTGAACAAAAGTGGGGAATAAAATCTAAATTAGTAATGTTTTTACCACATGGATATGAAGGACAAGGACCTGAGCATTCTTCTGCAAGAATAGAACGTTTTCTTCAATTATGTTCTCAAAAAAATATTATAATATGTATTCCTTCTACTGCTTCACAAATATATCATCTTTTACGTCATCAAGCTTTTAATATTATTTTCAAACCTTTAATTATTATCTCACCTAAATCATTATTAAGAAATCCTTTAGCTAATTCAACTTTAACAGAACTAGAATATGGATATTTTAAACCTATAATTAATGAAATAGATTTAATTAATTTATCATGTATTAAAAAAATTATTTTTTGTTCAGGTAAGATATATTATGATTTATTATCTGAAAGAAGAAAAAAAAATACAATACATGTTGTTTTAATTAGAGTAGAACAACTATATCCTTTCCCTAAACAAGAAATATTAAATTTATTAAAATTATATCATTCAGTACATAATTTTTATTGGTGTCAAGAAGAACCAAAAAATCAAGGTGCATGGTATTATATTCAAAAATGTTTAACATCAATATCATTATACAATATCAATATACAATACATTGGAAGATCTTCTTCAGCAGCACCAGCTGTAGGATCTATATTTCTTCATTTAAAACAACAAAAAAAAATTATTAATAATGCTTTAAATATACATTAA
- the rpsA gene encoding 30S ribosomal protein S1, with protein MNESFSKLFEESLNQVKTKPGSIIPGIIIAIEKDMVLIDSGLKSESYISIEQFKDNKGKLEIKVGDCIDVSLDAMEDGFGETLLSREKAKRHESWLKLEQAHDNSDTIIGIISGKVKGGFTVELNDLRAFLPGSLVDVRPVRETSHLEGKKLEFRVIKLDQKRNNVVVSRRAVIESEHSAERNQLLSNLQEGLKIRGSVKNLTDYGAFIDLGGVDGLLHITDMAWKRVKHPSEIVSIGEEIFVKVLKFDRDKTRVSLGLKQLSEDPWISISTKYPEGSMVSGRVTNLTDYGCFVEIQEGVEGLVHVSEMDWTNKNIHPSKVVHVSDIIKVMVLDIDEDRRRISLGIKQCKPNPWKIFSETHNKGMRVQGKIKSITDFGIFIGLKGGIDGLVHLSDIEWINSGDKVLKKYKKGDEISAMVLQVDSDRERISLGIKQLCEDPLHVYINSYKKEDTIIGQITSISNNMLHIKLSNKMEGILNIHNIPKQYITRNISTIFSINDLIKCIISNVDYKNRIINLSLSKKFITHQVNYYIKTLKKYDNLFFSNIIISIFQVVKNEN; from the coding sequence ATGAATGAATCTTTTTCCAAATTGTTTGAAGAATCTTTAAATCAAGTAAAAACCAAACCCGGATCAATTATTCCAGGAATTATTATAGCTATAGAAAAAGATATGGTATTAATTGATTCTGGATTAAAATCAGAGTCATATATTTCTATTGAACAATTTAAAGATAATAAAGGTAAATTAGAAATTAAAGTAGGTGACTGTATTGATGTATCATTAGATGCAATGGAAGATGGTTTTGGAGAAACTTTATTATCAAGAGAAAAAGCTAAAAGACATGAGTCTTGGTTAAAATTAGAACAAGCACATGATAATTCTGATACAATTATAGGTATTATTAGCGGTAAAGTAAAAGGTGGATTTACTGTTGAGCTAAATGATTTGCGTGCATTTTTACCAGGATCATTGGTAGACGTAAGACCAGTTCGAGAAACAAGTCATTTAGAAGGAAAAAAATTAGAATTTAGAGTTATTAAATTAGATCAAAAAAGAAATAATGTAGTTGTTTCAAGAAGGGCTGTTATTGAATCTGAACATAGTGCTGAAAGAAATCAATTATTATCTAATTTACAAGAAGGTTTAAAAATTAGAGGATCAGTAAAAAATTTAACTGATTATGGTGCATTTATTGATTTGGGTGGTGTTGATGGATTATTACATATTACTGATATGGCATGGAAAAGAGTAAAACATCCTAGTGAAATTGTTAGTATTGGTGAGGAAATTTTTGTTAAAGTATTAAAATTTGATCGAGATAAAACTAGAGTATCTTTAGGGTTAAAACAATTAAGTGAAGATCCATGGATTTCTATTTCCACAAAATATCCAGAAGGTAGTATGGTTAGTGGTCGAGTAACAAATTTAACAGATTATGGATGTTTTGTAGAAATTCAAGAAGGTGTAGAAGGTTTAGTGCATGTTTCTGAGATGGATTGGACTAATAAAAATATTCATCCTTCTAAAGTAGTACATGTTTCAGATATTATTAAAGTCATGGTATTAGATATTGATGAAGATAGACGTCGTATTTCATTAGGTATTAAACAATGTAAACCAAATCCTTGGAAAATTTTTTCAGAAACACATAATAAAGGAATGAGAGTTCAAGGAAAAATTAAATCTATTACAGATTTTGGAATTTTTATTGGATTAAAAGGTGGAATTGACGGATTAGTGCATTTATCAGATATTGAATGGATTAATTCTGGTGACAAAGTATTAAAAAAATATAAAAAAGGAGATGAAATATCAGCAATGGTATTACAAGTTGATTCTGATAGAGAAAGAATATCATTGGGTATTAAACAGTTATGTGAAGATCCATTACATGTATATATAAATTCATATAAAAAAGAAGATACAATTATTGGACAGATTACATCTATCAGTAATAATATGCTACATATAAAATTATCTAATAAAATGGAAGGAATATTAAATATTCATAATATACCTAAACAATATATAACAAGAAATATTTCTACGATATTTAGTATAAATGATTTAATAAAGTGTATAATAAGTAATGTTGATTATAAAAATAGAATTATTAATCTTTCTTTAAGTAAAAAATTTATAACTCATCAAGTAAATTATTATATTAAAACATTAAAAAAATATGATAATTTATTTTTTTCTAATATTATAATTTCAATATTTCAAGTAGTAAAAAATGAAAATTAA
- the sucB gene encoding dihydrolipoyllysine-residue succinyltransferase, whose amino-acid sequence MNQINILVPELPESITNATIIHWNKKVGDIIKQDEILVEIETEKVILEVPASVNGILKSILKNEGETVYNKQIIGLIKETKNIQSNKNNIKNLNNIKKINQVFQNTQDELFQRYLSPSIRRIMLKNNSYSLHTLKKKKNFIHKNKDSSKNTLIPENKNSNNRNEKRVLMTPIRKRISEKLLYSKNNTAMLTTFNEVNMQSIINLRNLYGKSFQENYKVRLGFMSFFIKAVVESLKIFKTINARIEKNYIVYYDYFDINVAIATNTGLVTPVLKDVNSMTMSQIEKKIKYFIAQSNQEKLQLSDLIGGNFTITNGGTFGSLLSTPIINPPQSAILGMHTIQDRPISINQEIKIAPMMYIALSYDHRLIDGKEAVGFLNMVKNKLEDFTRVLLEI is encoded by the coding sequence ATGAATCAAATAAATATTTTAGTTCCTGAATTACCAGAATCAATTACTAATGCTACAATTATTCATTGGAATAAAAAGGTTGGTGATATTATTAAACAAGATGAAATACTTGTAGAAATTGAAACTGAAAAGGTAATTTTAGAAGTACCTGCTTCTGTTAATGGTATTTTGAAATCTATATTAAAAAATGAAGGAGAAACAGTATATAATAAACAAATAATAGGATTAATTAAAGAAACTAAGAATATACAATCAAATAAAAATAATATAAAAAATTTAAACAATATAAAGAAAATAAATCAGGTCTTTCAAAACACACAAGATGAATTATTTCAACGTTACTTAAGTCCATCTATTAGAAGAATAATGTTAAAGAATAATTCATATTCTTTACATACGTTAAAAAAAAAAAAAAATTTTATACATAAAAATAAAGATTCTTCAAAAAATACATTAATTCCAGAAAATAAAAATTCCAATAATCGTAATGAAAAACGTGTATTAATGACTCCTATACGTAAAAGAATATCGGAAAAATTATTATATTCAAAAAATAATACTGCAATGTTAACAACATTTAACGAAGTAAATATGCAGTCAATTATTAACCTTCGTAATCTATATGGAAAATCTTTTCAAGAAAATTATAAAGTTCGATTAGGATTTATGTCTTTTTTTATTAAAGCAGTAGTAGAATCTTTAAAAATTTTTAAAACAATAAATGCAAGAATTGAAAAAAATTATATAGTGTACTATGATTATTTTGATATTAATGTTGCTATTGCAACTAATACAGGTTTAGTTACTCCAGTACTAAAAGATGTAAACAGTATGACTATGTCACAAATAGAAAAAAAAATTAAATATTTTATTGCTCAAAGTAATCAAGAAAAATTACAGTTATCAGACTTAATTGGAGGTAATTTTACTATTACTAATGGTGGTACCTTTGGTTCTTTGTTGTCAACACCTATCATTAATCCCCCCCAATCAGCTATTTTAGGTATGCATACTATTCAAGATCGTCCTATATCAATAAATCAAGAAATTAAAATTGCACCTATGATGTACATAGCACTGTCTTATGATCATAGATTAATTGATGGTAAAGAAGCTGTAGGGTTTTTAAATATGGTTAAAAATAAATTAGAAGATTTTACAAGAGTTTTATTAGAAATTTAA